The following nucleotide sequence is from Calditrichota bacterium.
ATTAGTCAATAGGCATTGGTCATTGGGCATTAGGCATGGTGATTTGTTCTGAAATAGGTTGACAAAAAACTACGAACTATGAACTACAAACTACGAACTCTGAACTATAAACTATGAACAATAAACTACAAATTTTAAACTCCAAAAGGACGGAGGAATCCGATGAACATTGACATCGGTAAAACGATACGCATGAGTGATATAATCAGTGCGCGGGATGGGCGCAGTTTGATTGTGGATACGACGATGGCGTCTGTGATTGGAGCGACTGAGGGGTTGGAGCACGTGTCGGAAGCGATTAGCTCGATCAATGAATTTTGCGACGCGATTATCGTAAATCCCGGAACTGCCGAACACCATGCGCCTTTGCTCGGTGGAAAAAATCGCGCCACGCCCATCATTCGCGTGGATTGGACAAATGCGTTTCGCGGCGAAGATTTTTGTCTGCCAGCGACGGAAGTGAAGCGTCTGATGATTTCTGACGGCAGCGATGCACTCGGACTCGGCGCGTCCGCTGTTATTGCCAGTTTGCTTTTTGGGTTTGATGATGATTTTGAATCGACAAATATCCGCGATCTGTCCCATCTGGCGCGCGAATGTCAGACTTTGTTTCTGCCTCTTTTTGTTGATATTCAGCCCATCGGAGAGCGGGTGAGCGAAGAAAATTTTGAAGAAAGCATTAAACTTGGCTGTTCGTTCATGCTGGAGTTGGGCGCGGAAGCGTTGCTCATCCCGAGTTGCAGTGCGGAGACGCTCAAATTCATTTGCGACTGGATGAGTGTGCCGGTGCTCGTGCGTCGAGATACTTTACCCTCAAAAGATGAAATTGAAATGGTTTTCGAAAATGGCGCCGCCGGAATTGTGCTCTCGCACAAAATTTTTGCACAAAAGAATTTGTCGAGAGAAATGGAAAAAATTCATTGGCTGATTCACGAAAAGGAGGCTGTTCAATGAGTGTATATTCCGGAAAAACTGCTCGTCTGAATCGGCTTTTTAATCCGAAAGACGGTCGTGCTGTCTGCGTGGCAGCCGACCACGGCTGGATGTCCGATGTCACGCCCAATGTCGTGGAACTGGCGCGGATTTTGAAATTAGTCGTTGAAGGCGGAGCAGATGGGATTCTGATCAGCTACGGCACTGCGCTGCGATTGGGACATTTGATGCAGGGAAAAAATGCTCCGGCGATGCTGATTCGCGCCGACTGGATGAACATGCCTCGTCTCGGCGGCTCCAATGTGAGCAATGTGCTGCCCGCAGTAAATTTCAGAAAAATGGCGACTTCATTTGCCAAAGACGCCCTTCGCGTGGGTGCTTCAGCGATCACGATTTATTATTTCATCGGCTACAGCGACGAATTCGAGGCGATAAATCTGGAGCAGGCGGCGGATTTTGCTCGCGAATGCCGGAAAGTAGGCTTGCCGCTGATCATTGAGCCCATGGCTGTGGGCGGAATGGTCACTGGTGTGAATATTGCGGAAATTCTCATTGCTTCCGGAAGAATTGCTGCGGAAATTGGCGCGGATGCCTTGAAAATTCCTTACACTGGCGATGTGAAGACATTTAAAAAATTAGTGGATCAGGCGGGTGTTCCAGTGCTTGTTCTGGGCGGTGCCAAATCTGACGTGCCGCGGGATGCGCTGGAACTGGTCGATGAAGCGTTGCGCGCAGGCGCTGCCGGGACAGTTTTTGGCAGAAATGTCACCAAAGCCAAAGATCCCAGAAAAATGGTCGCTGATATTTGTGCACTGGTGCATGAGGGCAAATCGATTGCGGACATTCTGGAAGAAAAACATGAGGGATTTATCCGACTGAAATCGATTCCGGCAAATTGCACCGGTTGCCTGATTTGCGAATTAGCCTGTCAGCGATTTCACAGCGATGGTTATGGCCACAGTTCAGCTCGATTGCGAATCGAAAGGCCTCAAATAGGGAAAGAACTTGATGGTTTCAAACCTGTTGTTTGCACGCTGTGCGAAAAATGCGTCATCGCCTGTCCCACTGGTGCGCTGACAATCAGCGAACAGGGATTTTTGAAATTGGAAGCGTCACTTTGCACCAACTGCGGCGATTGCGTGCGCGCCTGTCCTTTTTCAGTTATCTGGTTGAACGAAGATGGTTTTCCCGTATTTTGCGATCTTTGCGGCGGAGCGCCGGAATGTGTTCGCTGGTGCAAATATGATGCATTGGAGATAGTGACGAAGAAAAAATTCATTACCAGGAAAGACGGTTGAGTTTATTTTTTAAGGAAAGGCGGGGGATTGGGAACCACGAAGGGCACGAAGTTCACGAAGAATTTCATAATTAATATTTTTATCGACATTCAAACATCCCCCTAAATCCCCTGCGCCAAAGGCGCATCTCCGTCTTCAAAGGGGGACTTACTTGGTTCCCCCCTTTGAAGGGGGGACAGGGGGGATGTGAAAAAGCATAGTATTAATTTTAGCGCAAAATAAACCAGATGAATGGCTATATTTCTTGTTCTTCGTGTTAGGACTTAAACCGAAATATTTAACAACTTCAATAAACAAAGAGGCAAAAAATGAAATCAGCACATAACGGATTTGCCAATAAAATTTTAATAGTCGATTTGACAAAAAATGAAGTGAAAACTGAAAATCTTTCTGATGAAATAAAGCGAAATTTTCTCGGCGGTAAAGGAATCGGAATTTATTATCTGTATCGCGATTTGAAGGCGGGAGTTGACCCTCTTTCTGCGGAAAATGAAATTATTTTTTCTGTTGGTCCCCTGACCGGGACAAATGCTCCCACTGCGGGCAGGTTTTGCGTGACCACGAAAAGTCCTGCCACCGGAACTTACATGGATGCTTATTGCGGCGGCTTTTTGGGGCAGACGATAAAATTTGCCGGCTACGATGCAA
It contains:
- a CDS encoding 4Fe-4S dicluster domain-containing protein; this translates as MSVYSGKTARLNRLFNPKDGRAVCVAADHGWMSDVTPNVVELARILKLVVEGGADGILISYGTALRLGHLMQGKNAPAMLIRADWMNMPRLGGSNVSNVLPAVNFRKMATSFAKDALRVGASAITIYYFIGYSDEFEAINLEQAADFARECRKVGLPLIIEPMAVGGMVTGVNIAEILIASGRIAAEIGADALKIPYTGDVKTFKKLVDQAGVPVLVLGGAKSDVPRDALELVDEALRAGAAGTVFGRNVTKAKDPRKMVADICALVHEGKSIADILEEKHEGFIRLKSIPANCTGCLICELACQRFHSDGYGHSSARLRIERPQIGKELDGFKPVVCTLCEKCVIACPTGALTISEQGFLKLEASLCTNCGDCVRACPFSVIWLNEDGFPVFCDLCGGAPECVRWCKYDALEIVTKKKFITRKDG